The nucleotide sequence TCTGGGTTTCAAGGCTGGCGCAGGCTTTCACTCCAGCTCGCTGTTCCTCGGCGGCATCATGGGCGCCACGGCCAGCACCGTGAGCTTTATTCTGGGCAACGACGTGGTGCAGAACTATCCGCACCTGATTCCTGCGTTCTTCTGACATCCATGAAAAAGGGCTACCCGTGGTAGCCCCTGTGCAATCACCGCAGTTGACGCTGCAAGTGCGTCAACCTGCCAGCATCAAGCTGGCTTGCGCCCGGCGCGCATATCCGCCGCAATAGCCTGCAGCACCTCAGGCAGATCCGCCACGCTGCGCACCACATAGTGGGCACCGGCTTTTTTCAGCTTGGCTTCAGCCACCTCCACACGGGCCTCAACGTCTGCTGCATCGGCCTTGGCAAACTCTTGCACGCTGTAACCTACTTCGTTGCCCGACAGGCTCAGGCCCACGGTCCACATGCCTGCATTCAAGCCTTCTTCAATGCCGGGCACGGTGTCATCCACCTTCACACAGGCGCGCACATCGCCAATGCCCAGCGCCAGCACATTGGCCAGTGCCATGAAGGGGCCAGGGCGGCCACCGGCTTCCAGTTCGTCACCCGCCACCACATAGTCAGGCTTAACGCCTGCCGCTTCAGCCTGCGGCAGCAACTGATTCAGCACTTCACGGGGGTAGCCCGAGCAGGAGCCCACCTTCAAACCATTGGCGCGCAGCCACTGCAGGGTCTGCACAGCACCTTCGATAGGGGCGGAAAACTCACCCACCTTGGCAATCTGCATGGGCATGAAGCGGGCATAAATCGCGTCCACATCTTCATTAGCAGGCGCACGGCCAAACTTTTCCAGCCACTGGGCGGCAATGCTTTCATCCTGCAGCAGCTGGCGAATGTGATCCCACTTGGACAAGCCCATGGGGCCGCGTGCCTGGGCCAGCGTGATGTGGATGCCGAAGGTGGCAAAGGCCTCGACAAAGATCTGCGTGGGCGCCAGCGAACCAAAGTCCACCAGCGTACCGGCCCAGTCAAAGATGACGGCTTGCAGCGGAGACAAGTCTGCGGATTTTTCGCGCCCAGCGGCGCTGGATGCTGTGGACAGGGCTTGCATTTCGGTGTTGACGTTGGAGTTCATGAGTGGATGGCAGGTTGCTATGGACAGGAGAGTGCGAGGCCTCACCCAGGCTTTGTGCAATCAATGGCAGCAGACAGAAGGGAGACATCGCAGAAAAGAGTTATGTATCGTTAAAGCGCGCGAATGAAATTGCGCCCGCGCGGGCCACTGGCGGCCTTGTGAACCATGGCCTGCCAGTCATCCGGCGCTACGCCGTAGTGCGCAGGATCGGTGGCAACACCCAGCCCTTGCAGGAAAGCGCGCAGGCGTTCAATCGCCACCGATGGGGTGCTTGCATCAAAGATGGACAGCAAGGCGGCATCGGCCACGGGGTCAGCACCCAGCGCCATCTCCAGCACCAGCGGAAGGCTGAATGAGCAGGCCAGGCCATGCGGCACACCATGCTGCAACGTGATGTCGTAGGACAGCGAATGTGCCAGCGCTGTCTTGGTGTTGGAAAACGCCAGCCCGGCCAGCAATGCGGCTTCGGCCATATCGGCGCGCAGCGCCAGGCTGCCCAGGTTTTTCATCAAGGCAGGCAGCGCAGCCATGGTGCGGCGGGCGGATTGCACGGCCAGCGACATGGAAACGGGGTTGCGGTTGACGTTCCAGATCGACTCCAGCGCGTGCGATAAAGCATCCAGCCCCGAAGCCAGCGTGGCGCCAGCGGGCAGGCTGGTCATCAGTTCTGCATCGATGACGGCTGCCTCGGGCCAGGTGCATGGCTGGTGCAGAGAATATTTCTGTCCCCCGGACTGATCCCAGATCGTGGCCCAAGGCGTCACTTCGCTGCCCGTGCCTGCTGTTGTGGGAATAGCGATCAGCGCCTTGTGGCCCGCAGACGGCAGCGAGCCGCCCTGCTTCAGCACCGCCAGCAGGTCTTCAAACTTGCCACTGGGCGTATGACAAATCAGGGCCTTGGCCGAGTCAATGGCGCTGCCGCCACCCAGCGCCACAATCACCGGCACATCGGCATGTTCGCGCTGCACCTGCTCATACAGCGGTGCCAGCCATTGCACATCGGGGTTGGGGGCAATGCTGTCGATCACGCCGCGCAGTTGCGCGCCCAGCATTGTGTGCACGCGCTGCACCAGGCCCAGAGCTTGCGCTTCAGGGAAGGTGACCAGCAGGCAGCTGCGGCCATTGAGCAGCGCTGGCAGTTGATCGAGGCTCTTGCATCCCACGCTAATGTGCACGGGGTTTTGATAGGTCCACACGAGAAAGGCTTTCAGAGAATTTTGGGTAAAACCAGCCCCTGGCGCTTATCCATAAAGCGCCAGCAGCTCATATTTCAGGAGTTTTGAATCGGCCATGCATCGCATGCATGGCGCGAAAAATCAGTGGCGTGCGCCCTGCTGGATGCGGCTGCGCAGCCAGTTGGAAGCCATGTCGGCAGCAATCACCATCACCGTGATGACGATGATGCAGGTAGCCGTTTCCTGGTAGCGGAACAGCTTGAGACTGCTGACCAGCTCAAAGCCCAGACCGCCTGCCCCCACCATGCCCAGCACGGTGGCAGAGCGCAGATTCACTTCAAAGCGGTAGAGCACCACCGCAATCCAGGCCGTGATGACCTGCGGCACCACGCCAAAGGCAATGATCTGCAACTGGCTGGCACCGGCGCTGCGCAAGGCCTGCAGCGGGCCATCGTCAATTTCTTCAATGGCCTCGGCAAAGAACTTGGCCAGCATGCCCATGCCATGCAGGGCCAGCGCCAGCACACCGGGGAACGGGCCCAGCCCCACGGCAGAGACAAAGACCAGCGCCAGAATCAGCTCGTTGATGCTGCGCACCACGTTCAAGAACTGGCGTGTGATGCGGCGCAGCCAGTGCCAGCTGTGCAAATTGCTGGCCGCGATAAAGGACAGCGGCAGCGCCAGAATTACCGACAGCAAAGTACCCCAGATCGCAATCTGAATCGTCTCCAGCGCAGGCGCCCACAGGCGCGGCAGAATGTCCCAGTCGGGCGGTACAGAGCGCGAGAGAAAGTCGCCAATCTGCGGCATGCCATTGGCCAGTTCGCTCCAGCTCATCTGCGCACCAGAAGCGCTCCAGTGCAGCACCCAGCCAATGACCAGTGCCATCGCAGCGTAGCCCAGCCATCCGCCCGTGCTTTCGGGGCGTGCAGCCGTCCACTGCCAGCGGTCTTCTTGCTTCAGGGTATTACTGCTCATTGCAAACCGCCCGCTGTGGCCGCAAGCGGCATGGCCTTGGGCAGCCATGCGCCAGGCGTGGTCAGCACCGCGTCTTTTTCACCTGCCGCCTGCTGCGGCATGTCGGTGTTGTAGATGGCGTTGAGTGCTGTCTCATCCAGCGAATCGGGTGCACCATCAAACACCATGCACCCTTGCGACAGGCCCACCACCCGGTCTGAAAACTCACGGGCGTAATCCACCTGGTGCAGATTGCAAACCACAGCAATGCCCAGCTCTCGCGTGGCATCACGCAGATATTGCAGCACGCTGCGCGCTGTCTTGGGGTCCAGACTGGCCACGGGCTCGTCCGCCAGAATCACCTGTGGCTGCTGCGCCAGTGCACGGGCAATGCCCACGCGCTGCATCTGCCCACCGGACAGAGCTTCCGTGCGCTCATCGGCCTTGTGGGCCAGCCCCACACGCTGCAGACACTCGTCGGCCAGTGCAATGTCGCTTTGCCGGAACAGCTGCATGACCGAGGCCAGCGTACCCACCTGGCCCAGGCGCCCCGTCAGCACGTTCTTGCGCACCGACAGGCGCTGCACCAGGTTGTGGTGCTGAAAAACCATGGCCACATGGCGGGCCAGATCGCGGCGCGAATGTTTTTGCATCAGGTCAATGCCGCCCACCTGCAGCGTGCCGCTGTCGGGCTGATTCAGCCCGTTCATGCAGCGCAGCAGCGTGGACTTGCCTGCGCCGGACAGCCCCAGCATGACCACGAATTCACCAGCCTTCACGTCCATGTCGATGCCGTGCAGCACATGGTTGCTGCCATAGCTTTTGCGCAGATTGCGGATGGTGATCATTTCATCTTCCCCAGATCCAGATTCAGCGCCTTAGCAGTCTGGCGCACCACGTCGTAAGCCTGATCGTTGGTGGGCGCAAAGCCGTTGAGCTCACCACGGTCGCCCCAGGGCAGGCCCTTGATCTCGGCCAGTGCAGTGGCTACTTTTTTCTTGGTGGCTTCATCCAGATTCTTGCGCCAGGCCATGGGTGACTCGGGGATGTCCTTGGAGCGCCAGATGATCTGGAAGTCTTCGGCCTTCACATGGCCCTTGGCCACAGCGGTCTGGAAGATCGGGGCGGCCACCGCCGCCGCATCCACCTTGCCGTTGGCCACCGCCATGATGCTGGCGTCGTGCGAGCCCGAGAAGATCACGCGAGAGAAGTATTTGTCGGTATCAATGCCGTCGCCCTTGAGGCCCGCCTTCGGGAACAGATGGCCCGATGCAGAGCTGGGATCGACAAACGCAAACGTCTTGCCCTGCAACTGGGGCACGGTGCTCAGGCCCTTGTCCTTCTTGCTGATGATGATGCTGTTGTAAGAGCTGCGTCCCGACTTCTTGGCTACGGGAATCGCAAACGCTTCGGCGTTGGCCAGCTGCGATGCCAGCACATAGGAGAAGGGGCCGAAGTAAGCCACATCGATCTTGCCCGAGCGCATGGCTTCGATCACGCCGTTGTAATCGTTGGCGACAAAAGGCTTGACCTTCATGCCCGTCTTGGCCGCCAGTTGCTCCATCACCTGCTGGCTGGCACGCATCATGGCCTGCGCATCTTCAGAAGGGATCAGGCCCACGCGCAACTCCGTGGGCTGCTGCGCCATCACACCGGAAGTGGCGGCCAGAGTCAGGCTGGCAACAGCGGCTTTCAGCCAGGTTTTGCGGGTCATTGTCATGGAGTTCATCCTTTGCATTTCGATCATTCGCACCGCCTTTGTGTGGTGCGTTGGCTCGAATATTAGGGACGACATATGACTGTCATGTGAAAGCTTCAGAATCAGTTTTGACAGTTTCCATAGATCAAACCTTGAGATGTAATCTTCATGAGCACCGCCCGCTACCGAGCCTTTATCGCCGTGGCCCAGCAAGGAAGTCTGAGCGCTGCCGCACGTTCTCTGGGCCTGAGCCAGCCCACGATATCGAGCCAGATCGCCACGCTGGAGCGACAAAGCCAGATTGAGCTGTTTCACCGTCAGGGCTACCGCATGAGCCTGACCAGTGCGGGGCACAAGCTGATGACGCTGGCGCAGAAGCTGCTGGCTCTGGAGTCGGAAGCCGAGTTCTTTCTGCGCGACTCCGGCAAGCTCCATCAAGGGGAACTCAAGATCGGCGCCGTGGGGCCGTTTCATGTCATCGAAATGGTGGCGGCCTACCGTGCGCTGCATCCTGGAATGCAGCTGTCGATTCGCATGGGCAACTCGCAGCAGGTGCTGCATGACCTGGAGAACTACAGCACCGATGTGGCCGTGCTGGCGGGCCTGTACGAACGCCCGGAACTGGTGGCCCGCGAATATGCACGCCACTCCATCATCTTGTTCGCCCATGTGGACCACCCGCTGGCGCAGCGCGAGCAAATCGACATTGCAGCCCTGCACAACCAGGCATTGCTGCTGCGCGAACGAGGCTCCACCACGCGCACAGCCATGGAAAAAGCACTGGCAGCCGCCAGCGTGAAACCACAACTGAATCTGGAAATTGGCAGCCGCGAAGCCATACGCGAAGCCGTGGCACGCGGCCTGGGCATTGGTGCGGTGTCAGAGGCTGAATTCATTCCCGATGCCCGCTTCAGGCCGATTCGCATTGCGGGCGACCCGGCCAGCACCACGACCTATGTCTATTGCATGAAGGAGCGCAGCGACAGCTTGCTGGTGCGCTCGTTCTGGGAAGCGATTGAGGACAGAAATTAAAGGCAGATACCTTGCTCTGAACAATCAGTCGTCGTCCAACTCTTCATCCTCGGAAGGCTCCAGACCGCGAATGAACTCGGCGAAGTTATCGGCCACATAGCTGATCTCGTAATTCGACTCCTGATTGACCGACACCACGCAGGGCTCACCGTCAGGGCCGCAATCCGAATAGTCCAGAAAAATCATCTGGTGACCGGCGCTGATGGTGTCGGCAATCGCAATGCCAATCTCTGGATAACGCCATTCTTCAATCCAGAACTTAGCACCCCGGCTTCCGCACAGCGAATAGGGTTTGCTGCGATCAATGCCAAAGATACTTTCCACGGAAAACGCCGCAGTCGTCCAGTCCCGGCGCAAAGCATTGGGGTAGCAATTGCGTGCCAAGATGCCGCCATTGCGCAGCTGAATCAGCGATTTGTAGGCACCTGGCAGGCGAAAACCCAGCTCGGTCTCGATCGCCGCAAAATCCTCGGTCGTTGGAGTGGCTCCGGTGTATTGGCTCAGCGAATATTCGCTGTCATCCCACAGGCCCGCCAGATCTTGCGCGCTGAACTTGGCATCCACAGGTGTTTTGCTGCGCGCCGATCTTCGCTGGGCTTCAAAGCTTTTCATCTCCAGCCGCCGCGGTGCCCACATCTCGGCGCGCTCCACCCATTTGCTGACCGACTTGGGGAAGTAAGTGCCGGGCAGCTCATCAATTTCCTCCAGCCCCAGGGTCTGCGCCTTGAGGAACCAGGGCAGCGCCTCATCTTCGCGATTCATTTGCCACAAAGTCAGCGCTCGGCGCAGGCAATACCACGGCTCATCACCACTGCGATCGGCAATCCCGTCCAGCGTTTCAAGTGCTGCAGGAAATTCGTCCTCATTGAACAGCGCCCGCGCCAGCAGGCTCAGCAGCTCATCACTGCGTTCAGCTGCAGGCAAAGCCTCAATCGCGGCTTTGATCTTTGCGTGCTCTTGCGCTGTGTGCCAAACGGCAATCTGGTTCAATCGTTCTTGAGATGAATTCATAGACATTCCTGTTGGGGCCAGCGCTGCCAGCTTCAAGCTGTTCTGTGCAGACCTCTACTGCTGTGACCTTGGCCGAAACACCCAAGGCAAAGCACCCACACCGAACAGATTCGCCCCCTGCCCCAGCAACTGGAAAAACTCTGCCGTCGTGGCGGCAATCACGACACCGTCAAAACTGCGCGGTGCAATGCGAATGACAGGGCAAGCATCTGGTGGCATGCGAATCAAGTCATGCAAGTGCCAGCCGCACATATCACCGTTGTCGCTGCTGGCAAAGACCAGTACATCGGCCGTGGGCTCCAGCAATTCCTGCAAGTCATCATCCATAAAGGAAGACAGCAGCTCCTCGTGCGTGCTCATATGCTCCGGCGCATGAAAGTGCAGAAATTCGCCCCAGCTTCCAGGGCCGAGAAGCCTCAAAAAGTCTTTATAAGCGGAGGGAATCTCAACGCCATGCGTGGGCTGCACAAGTCCAGAGCCGGGTTCCGGGTGAACTCCTTGGTTGGCACTGGCTTTGGCGAGATTCGTAAACAGGGTTTGCAGGTCGGCGGTCATCACGAACTCTTATTCAAAACAGGGATTGCTGCGCAGACAGGCGACTGGGGTGATATTGGCTGCAGTCCAGCACCACTCTGTCGCGATTCAAGCCCAGCTTGCGACAAGCCAGCCCAAAACGCTGGGCCAGCATATCAGCCCATGCCCCGGTGCCTTTCATGCGCTGGCCGAACTGGCTGCTGTAGACCTTGCCTTCGGCCCGGTCCTCTTCGCGGATGCCATGCAGGTCACGCACACGCTCCATCACGCGCTGGGCGCGGTCGGGGTAATGCAATTGCAGCCACTCCTCAAACAGCGGCGCCACCTCCCACGGCAAACGCAGCACGGCATAAAAAGCCTGGCGGGCACCCGCCTCTTGTGCAGCGGCCAGAACCTGCTCCAGGTCGTCGTTGAGAAAAGGAATCTGCGGCGCCAGGCTCACGCCGACGGGAATGCCTGCTTCGCTCAGGCTGCGAATCAGGCGCAGCCTCCGGTGCGGCGCGGCGGCTCGCGGCTCAAGGCGGCGGGCCAGCTCGGGCTGCAGCGTGGTCAGGGTGATATAGACGGCCACCAGATTTTTCTGCGCCAGCGGAGCCAGTAAATCCAGATCACGCTCTATGCCTGCGCCTTTGGTAACGATGGAAAACGGATGGCGTGCCTGCGCCAGCACTTCAATGGTTTTGCGCGTCAGGCCCACTTCGCGCTCTATGGGCTGATAGCAATCGGTGACCGAGCCCAGCATGACTGTGGCTGCCACATGGCCGGGGCGCGACAGCTCTTTGCGCAGCACCTGCGGGAAATTGGCTTTGGCGACCAGGCGAGTTTCAAAATCCAGCCCCGGCGAGTAGCCCAGATAGCTATGCGTGGGCCGGGCATAGCAATAAATACAGCCATGCTCACAACCACGGTAGGGGTTGAGGCCCAGATGAAAAGGCAAATCAGGCGATCCGTGGCGGCTGAGCGCAGACTTGCACTGCTCCCACTCCAGCTGGGTACGCCACGGCGCGGTGCCGCTCTCACCATCCTCTGGCACGACCTCGCCCCAGCCATCATCAAAATCCAGGCGCGCATCGCGTGCAAATCGGTGAGCGATCTGACTGGCAGAGCCACGCCCCTTGATGGCGATCACAGGCCGGACCACATCATTGCCTGTGGTTGCGTCCTGCTTGTGGAGTGGTGGCTGACTTTTCATGAAATAACTGTATAAAAATACAGCTATTTCAGCAAGGATTTTTGTTTTCCCATCGTGCCTCCTGGGTCAATACTGTTACAGCCAATGCGCGTTGATTTTTCTGAAAATCGGCTGTTTCGCTTATGCATAAAGCGCCAGCAGCTATCAAACAAGGAGCTTTCTGGCAAGCAATTCGCACTGGCGGAGTGCGAGATGGCTTGGAGCAAACCCAGCTTGCACCGACAATGACGCCAACGCACCAAAAAGGTGCTTTTTCATCGCCTTGGCCCGGACAACACCGTTGCCCGGGCTTTTGTCCGTTTGCGCAACGCGAAAAGCGCCAACCACACCACCAAGCAAGGGAGTCACACCATGGAGCGCAAGCCCCAAATCACTTTGTCGTCCTTGGATCTGGAACGCATTGAGACTTTGCTGGAAAAGAACTCCAGCAACTTTCCAGGCCGCGATGCGCTGGAAGCCGAACTGGATCGCGCAGATGTGCTCGACCCTCAGCAAATGCCACCCACTGTGGTGACCATGAACTCCACCGTGCGCTTCACGATGCTGGAGAGCGGCAAGGCCAACACCCTGACCCTGGTCTACCCCAAGGACATGGATGGCAGCGCTGACAAGGTCTCGATTTTCGCCCCCGTCGGCATTGCCCTGCTGGGCCTGTCTTTGGGTGACGAATTCAAGATGCCCAGCCCAACCGGCCAGGTCACCGTGCGCGTAGATGCCATCGTTTTCCAGCCCGAAAGCTCTGGCGAGCTGCACCGCTGAGGATTCAGTGCCCACAAAAAAGCAGCTCCGCGGAGCTGCTTTTTTCATGCCCTGCGCCCGTTCAGCGCAAGCCTGCCAGCAGGGTTGTGAAGAGGCCAACCCCAATCAAGCCAGCCTGCCAGCGCAGCGCCTGGCTCCAGGACGAGACATGGCGCTCGACCAGCTGATACAGCACATAACCTGCAGTCAGCGACAACACGAAGGCAAAAGGAATGCCCATCACTGCCGCCGTGACCGAGCCATGCCAGAAGTGGTTGACCACCGCATTGACCAGCAGGCAGATGGAGAAGTGAATCAGGAATACCGAGTAGGAAATCTCGCCCAGACGGCGCAGCGGGGCAAAGCCCTTCCAGCGCGCAATGCCCTCCGTGCGCATGCAGACGATCAGCAGCAGCCCGGTCACACCAGCCAGAAAGATGCGGTCGCGCCATTCATAGACCAGAGCGCCAATCGCCAGGGCGGCAATCAGCATGGCCCAGCTCCAGGCTGTGCTGCGCTTTTCTGCTGCCACGGCCCAGTAGGCCATCATGCCCAGCCCATAGGCCCCCATGAAGTAGATGGCCCAGACGTCCAGATCCGCATCCAGATTGAAACTGAAGAGCGATGCAGCAGTCAGCGCCACGACCAGCGCCTGCATGCCAGTGACGGCCCAGGGCCACCAACCCTTGACTGTGGCCTCGCCCCAGCGCTTGACTGCCAGTTGCTGCAAACCACGCACACCCGCCAGAAGCAGGACCGTGCCTGCAAACAGCTGAAAGTCTATGGACACATACCAGACACCGGCGGACAGAGACTCCTCGCCCACAATGTTCTGCAGCAGCAGCGCATGGGCAAACAGCTGCCAGAGGTCTGGGTCTGCCGAGACGGACTCGTGATCGAACCAGGGGCGAATGGCTGCAGAGACGACGATGGTCACCACCAGCGCCACGGCATAAGGCACGACCAGGCGCACAAAGCGCTTGCCGACTTTGGACCATGGCGAATCAAACCGGGCCAGCCCCTGCGGTGCCAGGCTTGCAGCCGCCAGGAAGCCACCAATCACCAGAAAAATCTGCACCGCCATGCGGGCGTACTCATAGAGCCAGTCCAGCAAATCCGGCATGACAGGATGCGCCACATCGGACATGGGGCCATAGAACGCCAGGTGATGCCAGACAATGGCCGCGCAAGCCAGGCCTTTGGTGCAATCAATCAGAGCGCTACGAGAGTGAGAGTTGTTTGAGCTTTGTGCCATCGGTGTCCTGTGCCCTGCATTCCTTGATGGCAATGCGGGCCGAGAAAGGGTTTTGAAGCACGAAGACGTGTCAAGAACCCGACAGGTAATTCACAGGAATGCGATTTTGCGCCCAAAGCCAACAATTTGCTGACACTCTCTGCGCTATTAATGCAACAAGTGACAAAGTTTCATCCCCACTTCATAGTTAGATATGCAAGTAGGTTTGATTTAGCGTCACGACTGAAAACACGGTGCAAAGGCACAATAGAGGGCATGACGCAAGCCAAACCACTTTCGGAATTGAGCCGACAATTTGTTTCTCATTTTGGAGAGATGGGCAGCCGCTGGGGAATTAATCGCACAGTGGGGCAGATCTATGCCCTACTGTTTCTGTCCGCAGATCCCCTGAATGCCGATCAAATTGCAGAAACACTGGAGTTCTCACGCTCCAATGTGAGTATGGGACTCAAAGAGCTACAGGCCTGGCGGCTGGTGCAACTTCGTCATCAGCCCGGCGACCGCCGCGAGTACTTTCAGGCGCCTCAGGATGTCTGGGAAATATTCAAGCGCCTGGCCGAAGAACGCCGCCGCCGCGAGATTGAGCCCACACAGTCCATGCTGCGTACCGCCATGATGGAAGAAGTCCATACGGATGAAGAGCGCTACGCCCAGCAGCGCATGCGCGATATGCATGAGCTGATCGACAAGCTCATGAACTGGTATGACGATGTGCAGCGCCTGTCACCCGAAACCGCCATGCAGCTCATGGGCATGGGCTCTGCCGTGACCCGCCTGCTGGACCTCAAGGACAAGATTACAGGCCGTGGCAGCAAAGCCGCCCCTGAAGCCTGAGACCGCTTCGTAAAAGCCTTTTCAAGTGCTGGCTCTCGGTATCAGCCTGAAGCCCAGATCCACACGCGGCTCCTGAACCGGCTTTCCCTCCAGCAGTTGCAGCAGCATCTGCGCAGCTCTTTGGCCCACCTCATCGCGCGGGGTGTGAATGGTGGTCAGCGGCGGCACCATCTGGTCACTGCCCGGCAAGTCGTTGAACCCCGCAATGGCGACTTGCTGCGGCACTCTGATGCCCATGCGCGCAGCCTCCAGCACCGCGCCTTGCGCGATGTCGTCGTTACAGAAAAAGATAGCATCAACCGCAGGATCCGCCTTGATAAGCGCCTGAAACTGCCTTGCACCCAGCGCCAGCGATGAACGCTCGGGGTTGAGCATTTCCAGCCCTGGCTCATACAGCCCCGCCTGCTTCAGCACGCGCCTGTAGCCTTGCAGCCGCTGCATCACCCGCGCATCCAGTTGCGCACCGCAAAACGCAATGCGCCTGTAGCCTTTGTCCAGCAGGTGCTGGGTCATCTCTGCCCCGGCCGCCGTCTGCGAAAAGCCCACGCAATAGCTGTCGGCCGCCACAGCCTGCTCTCGCAGCTCCATCAGGTGCACACGCGGCACAGGGTTGGCGGCCAGCAGTTGCTGGGCGGCTTCACTGTGGTCAAACCCGGTCAGCAGCAAGCCAGCGGGGCGCATGGGCAGATAGGCACGCAGCAGTTGCTCTTCTTCCTGCGGGTCGTAATGGGTCACCCCAATCAGCATGTGATAGCCGTGGGCGAACAGCACTTTGTGCGCGGCTTCCAGCAAATCCACAAACAAGGTGTTCGAGAGCATGGGAATCAGCACCAGCACCTGGGTGCTTTTTTGCGAAGCCAGTGCCCGCGCCGCCAGATCGGGCACATAGCCCAGAGACGCAGCCACCTCGCGCACTTTCTCGACCAGCGCCGGGGCCACGCGGCGCTCGCCGCGCAGTGCGCGAGATACCGTCATGGCGCTGACCCCTGCAGCCTCTGCCACATCACTCAAAGTCACCCGCCCGCTGGCGCGGGAACGGCGCTGCCCACTGGTGTCCGCCGGACTGTCGCTCTTGGCTTGAGGCTCGGGAGGCAAGGGATTCTCCTAGTCTTGTTTTGCAGTTCTGGTGCTTATGATAGCGCTAACCAAGCTTCATTTGAAGCACCCAATCAGCAGTCCGACAGCGAACCGCCCCCTCGACACCGGCCTTCATGGCCACGGAGATGAGAGCCTCTTGCGCATGTCGGCCTGCGCTTTTTTTAACCGCCAAGGATAGCGCTAACCAAGATGCCAGAACGACAATCTCATGCACCCGCGCAAAAGGTGGCTCTGGTCATCATGGGGGTCTCCGGCTGCGGCAAATCCAGCGCTGGCCAAGCCATTGCCCAGCAACTGAACTGGGAGCTGGTCGAAGGCGACAGCTACCACTCAGCGCAGAGCGTGGCCAAGATGCAGGCAGGCACCCCTCTTACCGACGAAGACCGCGAAGGCTGGCTTGAGCGGCTGGCCCAGCGGCTGGCGCAGGCCAGCCCCACGCATGGCCTGGTGCTGACCTGCTCTTCGCTCAAGCGCAAATACCGGGATCAACTGCGCGCAGCCCAGCAACTGGGCTTTGTGTTTCTGGAGCTCGACTACGACACCGCGCTGGAGCGGGTGCAGACCCGGGCGCAGCATTTTTTCTCGCCCCATCTGGTGGCCAACCAGTTCGCCACGCTGGAAGACCCGCGCCAGGAAAGCGATGTGCTGACACTGAACGCCACCCTGCCCTTGAACACCATTGCGCAGAAGGTTCAGCTCTGGCTGCAGGAACCTGCTGCCAGCCATACCCCCACAGGAGCCCAATAATGAGTCATAACAATCAGGCCGAATCCTCCCCCAAGCCAATGGCCAAGCGCCTGGCGGAAGGGCTGATGGTGCTGGCCCTGGCCGGCATGGTGATTGCCGTTTTCGTCAACGTGGTGCTGCGCTATG is from Comamonas fluminis and encodes:
- the phnX gene encoding phosphonoacetaldehyde hydrolase, coding for MQALSTASSAAGREKSADLSPLQAVIFDWAGTLVDFGSLAPTQIFVEAFATFGIHITLAQARGPMGLSKWDHIRQLLQDESIAAQWLEKFGRAPANEDVDAIYARFMPMQIAKVGEFSAPIEGAVQTLQWLRANGLKVGSCSGYPREVLNQLLPQAEAAGVKPDYVVAGDELEAGGRPGPFMALANVLALGIGDVRACVKVDDTVPGIEEGLNAGMWTVGLSLSGNEVGYSVQEFAKADAADVEARVEVAEAKLKKAGAHYVVRSVADLPEVLQAIAADMRAGRKPA
- the psrA gene encoding iron-containing alcohol dehydrogenase PsrA — protein: MWTYQNPVHISVGCKSLDQLPALLNGRSCLLVTFPEAQALGLVQRVHTMLGAQLRGVIDSIAPNPDVQWLAPLYEQVQREHADVPVIVALGGGSAIDSAKALICHTPSGKFEDLLAVLKQGGSLPSAGHKALIAIPTTAGTGSEVTPWATIWDQSGGQKYSLHQPCTWPEAAVIDAELMTSLPAGATLASGLDALSHALESIWNVNRNPVSMSLAVQSARRTMAALPALMKNLGSLALRADMAEAALLAGLAFSNTKTALAHSLSYDITLQHGVPHGLACSFSLPLVLEMALGADPVADAALLSIFDASTPSVAIERLRAFLQGLGVATDPAHYGVAPDDWQAMVHKAASGPRGRNFIRAL
- the phnE gene encoding phosphonate ABC transporter, permease protein PhnE → MSSNTLKQEDRWQWTAARPESTGGWLGYAAMALVIGWVLHWSASGAQMSWSELANGMPQIGDFLSRSVPPDWDILPRLWAPALETIQIAIWGTLLSVILALPLSFIAASNLHSWHWLRRITRQFLNVVRSINELILALVFVSAVGLGPFPGVLALALHGMGMLAKFFAEAIEEIDDGPLQALRSAGASQLQIIAFGVVPQVITAWIAVVLYRFEVNLRSATVLGMVGAGGLGFELVSSLKLFRYQETATCIIVITVMVIAADMASNWLRSRIQQGARH
- the phnC gene encoding phosphonate ABC transporter ATP-binding protein, with the protein product MITIRNLRKSYGSNHVLHGIDMDVKAGEFVVMLGLSGAGKSTLLRCMNGLNQPDSGTLQVGGIDLMQKHSRRDLARHVAMVFQHHNLVQRLSVRKNVLTGRLGQVGTLASVMQLFRQSDIALADECLQRVGLAHKADERTEALSGGQMQRVGIARALAQQPQVILADEPVASLDPKTARSVLQYLRDATRELGIAVVCNLHQVDYAREFSDRVVGLSQGCMVFDGAPDSLDETALNAIYNTDMPQQAAGEKDAVLTTPGAWLPKAMPLAATAGGLQ
- the phnD gene encoding phosphonate ABC transporter substrate-binding protein: MTMTRKTWLKAAVASLTLAATSGVMAQQPTELRVGLIPSEDAQAMMRASQQVMEQLAAKTGMKVKPFVANDYNGVIEAMRSGKIDVAYFGPFSYVLASQLANAEAFAIPVAKKSGRSSYNSIIISKKDKGLSTVPQLQGKTFAFVDPSSASGHLFPKAGLKGDGIDTDKYFSRVIFSGSHDASIMAVANGKVDAAAVAAPIFQTAVAKGHVKAEDFQIIWRSKDIPESPMAWRKNLDEATKKKVATALAEIKGLPWGDRGELNGFAPTNDQAYDVVRQTAKALNLDLGKMK
- a CDS encoding LysR substrate-binding domain-containing protein; the encoded protein is MSTARYRAFIAVAQQGSLSAAARSLGLSQPTISSQIATLERQSQIELFHRQGYRMSLTSAGHKLMTLAQKLLALESEAEFFLRDSGKLHQGELKIGAVGPFHVIEMVAAYRALHPGMQLSIRMGNSQQVLHDLENYSTDVAVLAGLYERPELVAREYARHSIILFAHVDHPLAQREQIDIAALHNQALLLRERGSTTRTAMEKALAAASVKPQLNLEIGSREAIREAVARGLGIGAVSEAEFIPDARFRPIRIAGDPASTTTYVYCMKERSDSLLVRSFWEAIEDRN
- a CDS encoding SMI1/KNR4 family protein, which translates into the protein MNSSQERLNQIAVWHTAQEHAKIKAAIEALPAAERSDELLSLLARALFNEDEFPAALETLDGIADRSGDEPWYCLRRALTLWQMNREDEALPWFLKAQTLGLEEIDELPGTYFPKSVSKWVERAEMWAPRRLEMKSFEAQRRSARSKTPVDAKFSAQDLAGLWDDSEYSLSQYTGATPTTEDFAAIETELGFRLPGAYKSLIQLRNGGILARNCYPNALRRDWTTAAFSVESIFGIDRSKPYSLCGSRGAKFWIEEWRYPEIGIAIADTISAGHQMIFLDYSDCGPDGEPCVVSVNQESNYEISYVADNFAEFIRGLEPSEDEELDDD